From the genome of Cryptococcus deuterogattii R265 chromosome 5, complete sequence:
GTTCATTTTTCTCTACTGTTactcatcccttcttctagCCCGAAGCCTTTCTTCGAGTAACGTATCGTAActcattttctctttacTAACTGAAGCCCAATCTCTGAGTAACTTGTTCGCTGCTTGGGTGCTAAGAGCAGTCTGTTCGTTGGGAATTCAGGATGAAGCAGAGTCGCATCCCATGCAGGCCCGAACTTTGAGATGTGGcccaacctcttccatcaaaCGCAGGAAAAGCACCCTCAAGTGGATAGGTAgtaaggagaagatgttgttTGCCGATGGTATTGCTGTTTCTACCTGTTGAGTTATCGGAATCCGCTATAACGGAGAAAGGAATGCCAGGTCTGATTAGACATTGTGCAGTGGAATATGACATTCTGATGAGGACCGACGAAGGCGAAAGATGCGACTATGGTACTCTCGTCTATCAACCTCGCCTGTACTAAGTTCGCCGATGCTTTCATCTCCCCACGTCTTCGCCTCTTGACGCCTTCTAGCGCACCGTCAGGAAGAGATGTTTGCACTTGCTGCTTAATCGGCGGGCATAGCCTTTATTAAATTTGACTGCACCAACAGATTGCGGGATGTGATGCGAAGACGGTTGTTCGGGACTACGAGGTGTGTCTGACCCGATGAACGCTTCTCGATGCATGTGTGCTCTCCTGGTTTGTCTTGTAACATGCTGCCGCTGTAGAATATATGAAGGCGCTGCGACTGGAGCTGTTCTGCAATATAGCACAAAGTTCGAATGCGGCAGGCAGTAGATCATGTATTTGTTGAGTTTGGAGGCAGGCAGAGATGTATTAACTTTAAGATGAGGTCGGGGATACGGGAAATTAGGACCTAGTGAGGTATCAGGTGCGAATGATGGGGAGAAAGATAGTATGGACGCTCAGTGGAGCAAGTCGTAATGGCGAAGGAAGTGGCAAACGGGTGACCAGTGGGGAGCAAAGCTGCTAAATCTTGAGAGTCTTGAGAGACAACCATCATactttcaccatcttctggCGCATAAATATGATATTGCAGCCGTTGGTATTCAGATCATGAGTATCGAGACGAATATGTGGGGTAACGGAGCTGTTTGACGTCTGCTTTGCTTTTGTATAGCCGAATGACAGAGCGCGTTGACAGAAAGAGATGACTTGAAATCTAGACATCCTTTGAAGACGTAGATAGACAACCGAAAAGATCGCAGGAGATGACACATTGACATTGTAGGCTGCGCTCTCGTGGCAGAAATTTGCAACGCTCAAAGGACCGCACCTGAGCAATGATTTTGGTGTACTGCATATGGTTGTGAATCTTTGTCGacaaaaagatgatggaagaaagagagaggagatccAGTCCCCATGCGGCATAGAACAGCTTTACAGCTAGTGCGGACTCCGACTCAGTAGTCAGCCCAATCTGGTCGCCACGTGCGGTCATAATTCACCAGCTTTGGTTGAAACGAAGCAATGAACTATCGAAGCCTTACATCAAAATACGATTTGAATCACACAGATGCAAAACGCACCTCCATTCCAGTTTCCCCTAGTCCAATACCTTCCGCTCCCCCTGCAGGACCAGCAAACATATCCCCCTCGGCAAAGAGGCCCGTCAGACTCCAAGACTGAAACCTCCTGATCAAAGCGCACACTAGAGTGCAACTTCCTTTGCCAGTATCATCATGGACCAGCAGAGGATAATTTCTCCTGTCCAATAGCACCTTAAGTAGAGCTTCCAGGCGTCCTTGCCCCTCTGATGTGTACAAGTCTGATTCATTGCTGAAGTCGAAGCGGTACAGTTTGAGATTTTGCGACTGAACGAAGTCGAGCGAATCTTGCCGGTAAGGATCAGATCCTTCGACGTAGATGATGCCCTTGAGGTTGAGCCTtttgaggaaagggaagttTTTGCGGTTGGGATGTCCTGAACGGTATACACCTGGAGCAACAAGCGAGAAGTTGATCGGCGGAACAACCACTGATGGATTGTCGTCGGCAAATGTGATCCCAGGGCTCACCCTGGTTGGCATGGTGTCCGTCTCTTGCACGATGGCGTTTTagttggatgaagattgcTCCGAGGCCcttgaaaaaaaaaaaaaaccgCGAAGAAGCGATAAATGATATGGAGCGGTGGATGCTCGTTGGCGTTAAGTGTTTTTAAAAGGAAGGTGAACGAATGTAGAATATCGTATGAGAAGCTCAATAACAATTATAAGACTTTGGAAGTGAAACAAGTGAAACCTCACTATGTCTGTAATTGACTACTAATTGACTACACATCAACCTGGGCTTGTGTTGCAGTGGTAGCATTCTAGACTTCGAGGTCGTGAACTGGAGTTTATCTAGCGGTCGCGGGTTCAAATCCCGTCGAGCCTTCGTTactttttgctcttcttttatCGAAGCCTTACCCTAACACGCGGACGCGTCGCGCTTTTCCATCGTTGCGCGATTTATATCGCCGCTTTTGTTTCCCTTGCACAacttttcccattctcctctcatTCTTTACAAGGTccaagatggaagaagatgaagatatcGCTGCTATTGATGCGGAGATAGCCAAGCTGATGGCGCAGAAGGCGGCAAAGGCGGctttgaaagaaaaggagcgACTTGCCCgagagcaagaggaagcaaaCGTTCTCGTCCAAGCTACGCCTacgaagaagggtaagAGGACACCTTCTGCTAGCTAAATAACTGACAAATGATCacagaggaaaagaagtttGAGCCTCTTTCTCCAGCACCCTCTCAACCCAAATTCGTTTCCgcctcatctcttctcccacgTGAGCGAAAGCCAGCACAAGAGCTACCACCTTTACCTATCGTCCCCTCTATTATGGCCGCCAAGATGGCCGCTCTCAAGCAACGTTCGGATTATCTGAAACCTTTTCGACTATcatcagcctcttccttaGCATCTACGAGCAACAGTGCACATCTAAGCCCAAAACCTTCGTCATGTCATCCTGACAAGTTGAAATGCGGACGATCTAGGAGTCCTTCGCTAGAGGTAGAAGATAAGAAGCCGATGATTAGAagagatgacgaagatagTACAATCATTGAGGAACTAGAGCTAGGACCAAAGCAATTTGCTCTGGATCctgaaggcgaagatgTCTGGCGCGACGTGGAACCAAACTCAAACATCCGTTTAAAGTAAGTCAAAGCGAGTCGCTAATATTTTTTCGTACGCTAAGTTACTTCCTAAGAAAACGTGTGATGCCCCATGCAGATCTTCAAGAATTCCTCACCGGCCGATATTATTTACCTCCATCAAAATTATACTCCGTCGTCCGCCTTTCTCGTGATGGAACGTCATATGACGTTCCAGTCGACGATGACTGGGTCACTATTGCAGTAGTCGCACAAAGAGGCCCCATTAAGGTCAGCGGTATGAAGGAGAGACGGGTAGGAAGTGATCGGGAAGataataatgatgatgacagtgATGACAGCGAGGATAAGGCGGATTACTCTGACTCTGATGATCAGGATGGGGAGGGCAGTGGTGACATTAAGGATTTAATTGTCGAGAAAGGAAACTCTTCTGAAAGACCAAAGATtacgaagaaaaagaagagcaaagaaaacTCAAGTAAAGATGACTGGAAAAAGCATCGTGAACCTCGAAAATATATCAACCTCACTCTCTGCGCCATGCCCCGCCGCAGCTACAATGCTTCCATTCCCGCTGGCGAtgccctcctccacctgctGCTTTTTGAAGCCGACCACGTTGTGCGTATAGAGCATGAAGACGGCGAAGTGACCAAATCGTACCGAGGAGGTTCGGGTGGTGCTTATGAAAAGTGGTGCAATTTGGCTGAAGGTAGCGTGATTGCTATACTGAACCCTCGTATCTGGCGTAATCTCAAGGTATGTGCTCTCATTTATCTTGCATCTGATGCCCAAAAACTGATTTAAATCTAGGGCCAACATGCCAAGCCGCATCCTATGGAATTTCCTTTGGGTCTGAACCCCGTCTCTGATGATTCGATTGTCCTGATCGGCCAAGCTAGAGACCTAGGGCGCTGCTCGGCAGTTCAGAGGGATGGAAGCCGATGTAAAACTTGGGTTGATCTGTGAGTGGTGCATCAGACACTGGCCGTGGATAGACTGATTCTTGTATCAGGAGACAGAATGCCGTCTGCGAATACCATGTTCATGCCGCcgtcaagaagaacaaatCGGGCAGGGGCGAGTTCACAGCTAGGTATGTTGCATTTCATCTACTGCTGGGAACTTGCATGACATATTAATTGCCGGAGTGCAGTACCAATCCCTATACATTAATCAATGGCTCTCGAAGTGCGAAACTAGGTAACAGGAAAggccttcttccatctgcAGGTGCAAGACCCACCCCACGTGGCCCTGACAATGGCGGCGGAGGCGCAATATACATTATCGGCGGAGGCGTAATTAACACTGGCTCATTCGGTGACGAAAACATTGCCGGGCGGATTGGCAGGAACTTCgccgaaaagaagaagaggaggcaagagaagaaggaggcagAAAAGGAGTTCCAGATGCTGTatgaaagggaaaggggaatTGGGGGAGGGACGACGGGGGGTTTGTATCTGGAGgctttgaaaaggaagtacaagaaagaggagagctCGCCAGAgcaggatgaagatgaacaGGAAAGAAAGCCTGTGTTTTCGGCGGAGGCAATCAAGAGGATTGGATATGATCCGTCGGCGAAGCGGGGGCAGTTTagtaaggaagaggacCAGAAGCGGGTAGGTGCATCATTAAGATGCCCATCCGGATTTCATTTGGCTGATAACATTATTCAGCTGGGAACCATTGCAACTCTCGAGAACCTGAGTACAGGGTGCCGTATGGAACGTGCAGCCAAGCGGCttaaagaagaaaagctcGCTGCCAAAACAcgaccaccaccaaaaCGACAGAGCAACCCATTGTCGCAGGCCACCTCAAATCCTTCTCAGTCCCGACATATTGATACTCTTACAAAGGCCGGCGGGAATAAGGATAGTGGTAAAATAAATGTGGGACTGTTCAATATCGCAAAACAGCAGCATGGCCCGAAAATTCGTCTTCCTACACCGCTTCCCAAGCACGAcggagatgatggcatGATAGACCTCGATTAAAGACGCTTGTTGTAACTTTAGTATATCACACTGTTGAGCATTTTGTAGTCGCATTTGTAGCATCTCCATTCATTATCTCTGCAGCGACTCATTTACACCATGCATCCAAGTTCCAGGTTTACCCAGCTCTTTGATATTCCCCTAAAAGTCAAATATAGCTTTATTCCTTCCCGACTGGATTGTGGTGCACTTCAATCTCAACCCGcatatcatcttctcctagTCGG
Proteins encoded in this window:
- a CDS encoding cytoplasmic protein, translated to MPTRVSPGITFADDNPSVVVPPINFSLVAPGVYRSGHPNRKNFPFLKRLNLKGIIYVEGSDPYRQDSLDFVQSQNLKLYRFDFSNESDLYTSEGQGRLEALLKVLLDRRNYPLLVHDDTGKGSCTLVCALIRRFQSWSLTGLFAEGDMFAGPAGGAEGIGLGETGMEFIASFQPKLVNYDRTWRPDWADY